One window of the Microplitis demolitor isolate Queensland-Clemson2020A chromosome 10, iyMicDemo2.1a, whole genome shotgun sequence genome contains the following:
- the LOC103573784 gene encoding uncharacterized protein LOC103573784 — protein sequence MKLLIALNLMNAVLFVSACSKTPPPKYYNKNEPSMGILVDKNTPVFYVTGQYYDVKVRKEINVFNDSTSISYYKNFANNQTLSGTLYPKILIAVDNGMYKQYNKSGILEAVLNYWNEVDAYYQKLTSLKVKLCIAGVMIMQDANAWEFLHPSATNYDSSPKLRVGSALTHLRYWIDDNRSAIDNLKFNMVYLMTSHNMYDGDQVYGQFKIADGYNDRVPFPGMVSKWDDFGGSVFAVRLIARTLGIEYESSSACENTYVMCDSWKTYTTGPDPWSADSKFQFMQLEQTKKLNYLSEKPSCLK from the exons ATGAAATTGTTAATTgcgttaaatttaatgaatgcAGTATTGTTTGTATCTGCATGTTCT AAAACTCCACCACcgaaatattacaataaaaatgaaccaTCAATGGGCATTTTGGTTGATAAGAATACCCCAGTTTTTTATGTGACTGGTCAGTACTACGACGTGAAAGTTCgcaaagaaataaat gtgTTCAATGACTCAACTTCTATCagttattacaaaaattttgccAATAATCAGACAC TTTCAGGAACATTGTATCCAAAAATATTGATAGCCGTTGACAATGGCAtgtataaacaatataataaatcagGAATTCTTGAAgcagtattaaattattggaacGAAGTTGATGCATATTATCAGAAATTGACAAGTCTAAAAGTCAAACTGTGCATAGCAGGCGTTATGATCATGCAG GATGCTAATGCATGGGAATTCCTCCACCCAAGTGCCACAAATTATGACTCTTCTCCAAAATTACGTGTCGGTAGTGCACTCACTCATTTAAGATATTGGATAGATGATAACCGTTCTGCGATTGATAATCTTAAGTTCAATATGGTGTATTTGATGACATC tcataACATGTACGACGGAGATCAGGTTTATGGCCAATTCAAAATCGCTGATGGCTACAATGATAGAGTACCATTTCCGGGAATGGTTTCTAAATGGGACGATTTTGGAGGCAGTGTGTTCGCCGTTCGTTTGATTGCTCGTAC ATTAGGTATCGAATATGAGTCGTCTTCGGCTTGCGAAAATACTTACGTCATGTGTGATTCATGGAAAACTTATACTACTGGGCCAGATCCTTGGTCTGCTGATTCTAAATTCCAATTCATGCAACTCGAACA aacaaaaaaattgaattatttaagcGAAAAGCCCAGttgtttgaaataa